The genome window GAGTTAaatccgaaccgaaaccgaaccgtttcaaaccgaaccgaactctaatactaaaccgaatggtttaatttttttaaaatcgaaaaatcaaaaccgaaaccgaaaaaaaccgaaccgaatacCGAAACGCCcacccataaaaaaaaataacatgcgCTACTGCATGCACGTGGACGGCGGATTCGCACTAATGTGTAAACCTCCAATTCATGCCTAGAAATTAGAAACTGGAAAGAAGATTTCCCTTGAatgcaattaaataaaaaatttcaaaaaaaaaacaaaaaaaaaacttatgttttttttttgaaaacaaaaacaacttaGGTTAATAACTCCAATATAATGTTAGTTGGATTAAGGATATCCATGTGAATTGCGCGCCGGCCAAATATGGAACTCATTCTATGACAAACCCAGCGGCCTTACCTAatgttttttcttctcttttactTTATACTATGCTTAGTATTAGTTAGATGTAAAGTTTGAGATGCCAGCAAGTATCTATATATCTCTATATTACTCATGTTTTTAGATTATGAAGTTGTTTCTAGAAACCATTATATGATATGATGCAAGTTAGCTAGGGAaattgaaagaaattaaagcagcTGGAAAATGTGAgaatggaaaataaataaactccACTGAAGCAAGCACATCAACTTTAGTATTTAGGCAACTATAAAAGAAACCAATGTTATGTTCTTTTCATTGGCACCGCACTCACCTTTCCCTTTCAGTAATAACACTATCATTATACGTGCTCAAACTCGAGAAAGAGTTAATCACATCTCAAAATATTAGTCTAATAGATAAGAAACGTCAAGTCTCACTTAAGAAATGTCATGCCACAGACAAATTGTATCAAACAATAACGATAGGTAGGTGGGGGTCTTGAAGAGTCATATAGCTAGGTTATGTTTTGCAATATAAGTATGTACTTGAACTAAAAGAGAAATTGTGAAAAATGACTAATACATGCACACTTTTTTCGCATACGTCAACCACATAAATAGCTTaccaaacaaatttaaaaaaaaaaaaaaaaaaaaaaggccaagTTTGTAACAACAAAAATGTGCATTGTTgagcatgtttggttggatgaaaaaaaaaaattcaaggaaattttttttaaaaaaaaattgagaaaaatggaatttactttgtttggttTATCGATAACTTTTTTCacacaaaaatattttccttagTTTTGAGAAAAAAAGTTTTCCTTGGGGAGgggtttattttgttttctatgaAAGTTGTGAAGAATATCACATGGTTGGTCAATTTTGcccttattacttttattatcattataattgtGTAGGGATATTTaatctttatactcattattttttacaattccaaccccaacaaaaaaaagaattaatatttcattaattattttttcacaaACCAGACAATGAAATCAATCTTTTTTGTTAAGGTAAAcaataagaaaaacaaagaaaataagtTGACCAACTAGAGCATCCCTATCAACGCATTATAGATGGTTTATGTGCCACCATGGCAAGAAAAAGGGAGGAGAGAGACATAAAATGGTTATTCTGCAAATAAAGGGATCATAGTACAGTACCATCTGATCAGTTGTCATTCAAGGCTCCACGCGCACAGCAGCGCCCATGCgggcgcgtcaggcgcgcctaacaactttttttttttttttctaaatcttatttgttttatattttttcctcccacctcattttctctttccctaatcacacttacaaaaattcataaaaaaatgtgaaatattttcattgatatgggtGCTCTAGAGGGCCTTTACCCAAGCTAAAATACTCATTGCTAAGATAATGCAAATCACAATATGTTATAAGGATCTTGAGATTAAACTAATAGCACAAGTGCATGCACAACAAAGCTCGTGTAGAAGAAATGCAtatccatttatttattataagatCTCATCAACTGGCATATTTATTTATACCCAAGGATGAACTTTGTCTTGTTCTAGCCATGTCCTACTGAACTGTTGAATAAATTCTTATTAGGTCACGCGTCCTCTCCTCTACGGCAAATTATGTTATCGATCCGGGTTCACCTTACAACGTGGATTTGAGtccatatttacaattttagaattttatattcacaattttagatatcaatatacaaaattacattactctgTTCACAATTTTGaacctctatattcacaatttttgtagattcaaaaattgtgttatactgttaaatataaaattatgaaattataaatatagaattctgattttcaaaaaaaataaatatagaattctgtaactgtgaacataaaattttaaaattgtgaatattgaccCAGATCCAACTTTACAAAATGAAACccgtccatgacataacaaccgcATCCCTACGTgcaggcaaattataccgtgcaccacgtacctaaacgacgtcgttttgagcattgtaaactaatcgtccgtttttttagaaaccacgtttcccgtttcggccggtctctgtatttatattaatattctgtatattccaggcaatcattctgtgtattctaggcaaccattatatgtattcatgttagtaacacatgttgtgatgtgtttgtgcattcgaatgtttaggaggatgagttctgtgtattttgtgtcaatattatgtgtattcatgttattaacacaggttgtgatgtgtttgtgcattcgaatgttatgaggatgagttctgtgtattgtgtgtcaatattctgtgtattctagataatgattatgtgtattatagataatgaatttcttggagtcattcgcgtctgcgtccactaacaccaaaacgacatcgttttacgtatgtggtgcacattgctatgtgcaccgtggtgcaacGTATAACGATTGCTACGTGCATGTTCTTGGTTCCTCTTCTTccaaataacattatatttttcataatggACTAGACCCTCTCTTGGACAAAGCTTCATTGTCCAAGGCCCATCAACAAGTCTTTGTGGTTCGGACTATTATATTTCTCATTACCCGACCACTATGTATTCTAGTTTATAGGTGATACAAAATGACTTtatcttttcaattttatatgtcttacttattatttattactcaaattaattctttctttgtttaattctattaacatttaaatttaattttttgtatttaatattatttttaatttactttctaaatatataaatttcaatattaattttaaatttaatattataaaaaattaaaatataaataatacgaGTATAAGTTAAGACACATTAATCAAActcgacacataaaatgagaccgATGGAGTATATAACTCTGGAGGAAAACTCctgaatttattattagtatatactCAGTGACCATAGTGCATAATTAGTAAATAACAGCCGAATCCATATTAAGCAAGAATTTGATCAATAGGTTTAGTTTCCAAGTTCTTATCCGCAGCAGCCTTTATGATTTGCTGCTGCTCCTTTGCGAACTTCTTGAGCCTCGCAAGCTCCAGATCCTTGCTCATCTTCCTCCTATACATCTCTGCAAACGTGATGGGTTCTTCCATAATCGGCTTCTCCCCTTCCCTCACCTTCAACGGGTACACCGTCGCCTCCGGCGCCGGATTCTGAAACGTCGCTATAGACACCCGGCTGCGTTCTGAGTTCACCACCGCTTGATGGTCCGCATTCTTGAACCTCCCATTACTCAGAAACTGCATGTCCAAATCAACAAACCAAAACTAATTAATTCTTTGTGTAAGGAATAATTTACTACTGTCAAAATGGGCCAAAACCCGGTCCGCACCTACCTCGTGGTCAGACGGATTAGTGTCATGAAAATCTAGGCCTATGAAAACACGGGCCTAACGGGATGAGCCGAAATTGACCCACAACCCGCGCGGGTTTACCCCAatcattatggtccacatagctgtgtggaccatactatcaaataatgcacattcaatataaaaataatgtacattatattcaggagatgtacattatttgtgtactgaatgtacattatttttataatataagaataatgtatattcaatacaataataatgtacatttagtacattaaaaatgtacattttattatggtccacactcATGCCGCGGGCCAaacactaattaattaattaatttatatatatatgtatatatatttatttatttatttatttattagataGGTCATTTTTGTCATCTTTATagttttttacttaatttaacaTGAAAGTAAAGTAAAGTACCTAAAAAAGCGTGGGCTAGTCCGCGGGGCCCGTCAACCCGCACGAGACGGGCTAGGATTGCATGAATTCTAGTTTGCGGGCTTAACGGGCCGGTCCGCAAAAACCTGTCAGGAGTTAGGCCTAGGGTGGGACGGACCAACCCGCTTTGATAGGACTAATGAATATACCTTATTTGATAGCTGCATGGACtgtggtccacataataatgatTGTAGATTGAGAGCGCACTATCACTGTTTGAATTTGATTCTCTATCTTTACCAACAATCTAGTACCAGAACACTGGAGTTTTGTAATGTGATTACTTACGTGGCCGTGGTCGCCGAGGTTAACAACAAAAGCGCCGTCAACGGGCTGAACAGTGATCCATGTTTTGCCGCCATCTTTGGTGGCTTGGAGACCGCCAACTTGATCCTGCAACAGAAGGGTGATGGTTCCAGGGTCTGTGTGGCGTTTTAGGCCAAGGGTTAGGTCAGGCTGGGGGCATTTTGGGTAGAAATTGACCACCACTTTTTGGTCCATATCCACACAGGCTTTGGTCAACGCTTCCTTCTCCAATCCCATTGCCTCTGATAAAACCTCCAGCAGTTTGCATGCCAAGTCCATCAACTTTTCACTGTACTTTTCCGTTACTGCCCTCCACCCTTCCGGCTTGTCCGGCCACCTTGAATAGTCCCTTGCCCTCACTGGGTACGAGAAATACGTCACAATTTCCCGCCAATCTTTCACCGCTTCaccctaaaaaaaatttaaccttttagaaaaattaaaaatcttgtggtccagtgacacCAAATTGCTATCTCATATGCCGAAACTCTGACTTTTTGTGATTTAGTAAGTTAAAAAAGTAGTTATAAATAGATACTGTAGTAGTGTGCTAAATGTACCTGGAGATGGCTGGAAACGATGAAGCCGCCTTTCTTGCCGCCGGACATGTCAAACCGGAGCTTTTCCTCCGGCGGCAAGGCGAAGAAGTCCTTAGAAAGGCGGGTCATTTCTCCGATGAGCCCGGCATCAACCCCATGATCAACCACCTGAAAGATCCCCCAATCTTCACACGCCTTCACAATGTCGTTTCGGATTTGGACTCGCCGGCCATTGACGTCATCAATGCCCTTCAAGGATATCACCGGAATCTCGTCACTGAAGTCGTTATAACCCACTTTCGGACGCTCGTCCTCGTCCCTCACGAAGCTCGATTGCAGAGCCGTCTCCCCTGCTAGCGCCGTTAAGGTTGACAACGTTGCCGCCATCTtaattggttttgtttttttgtgcaGCAAACGTTTTTGGTAGCTCTAGTACTTGGCTATGGAGGGAGAGTCTCCCGCGGTATATAAAGGTGTATGTATATACTGTCGTACGCTACTCAACTGGTAGGTTGAGTTTGGTACGTGGCTATCGTGAGATGGTAGTGCATGAACGTGGCAGTTGCACTCGCCGTTCAACTCAACTACCACATCAGTCTTTTTCGAGTAAGTAATTAATTTCATTAACTCTAAGGTTAGACAAGAGTAGACACTAATTAATTGGGCAACCTAAATCAAGTTTATCTGGATGTTGACTGTGTAATTATAGGGATACAAATTCAACTCATAAGGAAAGTCATTTATTGGCTTCCTTAGTTTAGAACCATCACCCTAGAGTAACTTAGACAAATTTATCTCTTTATGATCTTTTATCATTTAGAGTCACAATACAaatttaccaattattaccatgGACAATGTTTATATTGCATTGCAaatctgatacaaaaatttagtGCCCTtcatttaacatattttgtatctgcaattaacagtttttgtacatgtaaacaaataaattgataattgctgacacataatatgatagttacatgtacataaactATTAATTG of Ipomoea triloba cultivar NCNSP0323 chromosome 3, ASM357664v1 contains these proteins:
- the LOC116011765 gene encoding naringenin,2-oxoglutarate 3-dioxygenase-like, with amino-acid sequence MAATLSTLTALAGETALQSSFVRDEDERPKVGYNDFSDEIPVISLKGIDDVNGRRVQIRNDIVKACEDWGIFQVVDHGVDAGLIGEMTRLSKDFFALPPEEKLRFDMSGGKKGGFIVSSHLQGEAVKDWREIVTYFSYPVRARDYSRWPDKPEGWRAVTEKYSEKLMDLACKLLEVLSEAMGLEKEALTKACVDMDQKVVVNFYPKCPQPDLTLGLKRHTDPGTITLLLQDQVGGLQATKDGGKTWITVQPVDGAFVVNLGDHGHFLSNGRFKNADHQAVVNSERSRVSIATFQNPAPEATVYPLKVREGEKPIMEEPITFAEMYRRKMSKDLELARLKKFAKEQQQIIKAAADKNLETKPIDQILA